The Bicyclus anynana chromosome 12, ilBicAnyn1.1, whole genome shotgun sequence genomic interval ATCGTTTGTTCGGTTTTGTCTTTCATGTCGTCTTTAGATATTATCTTATATCGGTTTTgcttattttgtaataaatattttgtcattATTGGTTAAAAGAAGAGAGGCTGATACCTAATAATGAGAATTATTTCAAGTCTCTCATTTAGTTATtacgcttttttttaaattattaacaatgttatacataaaatatacaaaacactattaaaaacttataaaaaaaatcaaccctcccgctgcgggacatttgagtgcacaagcaaccggtggtcagggctccagagtgaggaacctcttcacaatacgcgtcgtctcaagaaccactgccttctgtatccgactcttgatccaacagttaagtgaaagcttcttattcaaatgttggtcgaagctttttacTATAAgatcattgactgaaacaactatcggaacaataacagttgactcaacactccacatggcggtaatctttttcggctttaaccagatcgTCATGTGGAATactaatatcaacaattattgcgcGACGCACTGtattattagaattattattattaacagcaTATAAGTACTTtaccttattttttaatagttgacTTGTTAACTCTTGACCGCTATCTCATCCAATATAGAAGCGAACTTACTTGGAAGTTAATTTTACCCATAGCCCTGATGGTTTctacgctaaatcgtttggtggtacgtctttgatggtcgggtggtaactagtcacggtaAATGCCTACCACCAGTCCAGACCTAATCCAATTTTGAGTCGTAAACTGACAAGAGCTGGGAATTCAACCAAAGACCACGTCAAAACCTTACCTGATCCTCTGCAAAGCATATACCTCCTACATTATTCACAAATGCGGGTTGAAGGATGATGtctcttctatctatctatcattattttttctattctgAGCATTAGCAGACAATGACTGGGACTGAACAGATTATTTTCGAGCACCACCGAGATAGTTAATTTAatgcgatttttttatatttcaaaattcaatttatttaatattattatattctttatctTGTATAGGCTttcgcttgactacaataattgtgcctgatggaaagcaatgatgattgaaggttattttattttactattttaacgATGTAAATTAGCAGTGCCATCTATGGGGAGCCTTATAAACGACGTGAGTGTTGAAGACCGCCGATACTTTTATTCTAAGAACCCAATTTTAATGCTAAAGAAGTACGATATCATCTCGCTAGATGGCAGCTTACAGTAAAATTTCGAATCAACGTTAGATGGCGCTGTAATAAAGGTACCGCAGATGGCAGCACTgagacaatttattattattttaagtcaaAATAATGATCGTTATGAGTTGGAGATTTTAAAACAACTGTATTTTGGTAATGACCATGACATCAAAGCTGATTCAATATTTAGGAACTCGGTAATTACTTCCATTGATTGTATCAAGGTTGTGTGTGACCATTTAAAGCAGTTACCTACTACTGACTTATTGAAACCTAATTATGTAATAGATTTTGCAAGAGTTTGTTCACTGACTTCACTTCCTATTGATAGATTGCTTCTATAAACACACTAGTAAACTTAACTTTTGTACTACTTATACACCATGCGAGGAGTTGAAACATTGTTTCTTTCAGGCGGAAGTTCTCACAACAATTTTAACCTCATACACCTCTTGGGCAGTAGCTTTAGCTGAACGATGCTCATTTTGCTGACAAATATGATTTATTATGCCAATTAATTACTAGCAACTCTCTTAGGTTCAATAACCTCTATGTAAAGTTTGTCCCAAATAAGTAAATTGTATTAATATGTTCTTCCGATACTTACTAACACAGTTGCGTTATCTATCGTTTTGTAGGTAAAGGTTTATTACAGGTAGTAAGAAAACAAGGTAATAACATCCTGATGgaatttatttttctctatGTCAATGATAGATTAAAGTAACTGCACACTgttaaaatacactttatataACATTGTATCCTTCGCAACAGATAGATTTTTAACGAAAATATATTACCATGGCTGAGTTTATTGTACCTACATCTACAAACTTAATTCATCAGAATATCTGGCTCAATATGAGCTATCACAATTCTCGACCGTCGGTCCGTCCTACTGTTAATTGACAGGTCAAAGCGAATTTATACTCAACATTTTCTCATCAATCATAATTTATATATCATTTACTATCACAGTAGGAAAAGACCGGGCGAAAACCAGAAAATTACACTATCAAAGCATGCAAGTAACGTAACTTTACAACTAGGTCATTCATAATTCTCAGAAAACAAGTCAAAGATGGGATACATTGAACGAAATCagttattattttgtgttacgTTACAAGTTACGTCTTATTAATTTGAACAATATATCAGTCTCACTCGCAACTCAAATGCTTCATATAAAAATACTGCATCCATTAATGAGGTTCCACAATCGTTTCCACAAGTCGATAGGATAGCTTACATAAGTATAGCTTCATGATACTATTTGATCGATGTACCTACATCTAAAGATACGATCATCGTCTACAATAAGTTAATGAACTACAAAATGCCCtaatcatttaaaattacatagttacaagGCATCAGCTTCTATCATAATTATTGGATTTTCGTCACTAGTATGCGCGACCGCATTTTCCTAATTCCATTcgtaactttaaattaataattaaactaattcATTTGACTATCACTCAACATTCAAATATCAATAACGGAACAGCAATCAAACTTCAGTGTTCTAATACTTATTAATACATCTAGGCTTAAAATCACAAAGTATTGAATGAAAGtttaaatattggtcataaaagTTAATTGGTCGAAAGATATGCTGAAAGATATAGACGACATAATGTACATAGATGCTTTTTGATATTCGAATACAgatatggtttttaaaaataagatatgatttttaaattacaaccgTGAATCTCTCGGTTTAAGTCTATATTAACTAAGCAAAGAAGATTCCTGCTTCTCATGCCGTTATCGTCGTAAACAGAAGGTGGTTAGTACACATATATTTGCTTGAGTTGAGGTTTGAGCTCAGGCGGGATTGTGTACACTTCTTGCTCTGGCTTCTTATTGACGAGTCGCTTCCAACGACCGCCAATGTTCTTTCGTAAGCTGCGAAAGCTCGCTCGCTCATTGCCTAGGGGCTGCAACATATTGTcctgtaaacaataaaaattaacagtTAGTTGATTTCGTTCTTGTAAAGACAGTTTTTGGAACATCTTTATAAGCCACCTAAATGCATTGTACGTTCTTTGAAAATGCCATTCACACCTATTGAAATAAGACCCGTAAAAAAATTCCGTTATCGTCCTCAATGCTGGTTGTATTCAAAATAAGTGCATTTGCACTGCTTCGTAACTGACTTCCAGTTACACAATGCTCTTAAGTTATTTTAAGCCTCGGTTGCTATCCAAACGTTGAAAGAAGGTCGTTCGTCGAacgttaaatattattactaacaacGACGCGGGAACTTTTGTAACTGTCGTTTCTCTTAACGTACTCGCTtggcattataatattatcttttgtttaatatttctaTAGAGGTTCTAAGGAGGCAACAATGACAACGGGCCCTGTAGCTATACCAGAAGCAACAACGCTACCTACTGTCTACAAAAGTCTAGGAAGACATTATGTATTGAGCATTGAAGCTACAAATATAAGACGAGCCTTGAATTCAAAGGCAGTAGGCACATTAGCATTCTTTACTTCCTGGTACAGTCACGATATAGGTGGCCATACTCATACTCAAACGTTTAATAAACATAGGTTAAACACGTGCAATGAATTGTTTACGTAAACCTCTGGAAGCATTAACTAGACCGTGATATTAAGGTTAAAACATTTACGAGACTGCAATTTTAAGAGCTCAACACTGCATTAGCCTCCTTTGTTCGTTTAAGAAAGAAGGTCGAACGGTTACAACATGTTCGCCTTGCACAGCTTTCTACTCAGTGAGCGTGTTCcgacatttaaatttattttgcgcTTAGATATCGTCACTTAAGCCAACTCTCTCCAATGTGGAGGGGACTGCACTTTAAGCGTCGCGTTTCTTTTCATAATGCTCACTTTCCTTAATACCTACTAACAATGTTTTGGCTACAGAACGAATTAATGCCACAATATTGCACATGTTATGAGAATCATATTCAGGTCAAGACTATCAGCTGTGGCGGGATTGTAACGTTTTCTATTAATATGGTACACTACTgccaacatttattatttttttgtagcgTCTAGacttgattttgaattttcttaatttagttCATAATGGACTGTACGAACCTGATCGTGAGAATAGACGTAAGGCGGGGGCAGCGGCGGTGGGAACTGCCACAAGGGCTGCTGACGGAAGGCAAGAGGCTCGGGCGGTGGCTGCGGCGCTGCCTGGAGCACTGCCTCGGCCGGGTGCACCGAAGCCGAGTGCTCCTCGCGCTTGCGCAGCTTGCTGTGGACGATGCGAATCGCCATCATAGTGCCGTTGTTTCCGACCATGGTTGTAAAGGGTCCTTCGACGCAAGAACAACTAAACACACTGGGTTGGATCACAGGTAAATAGTTCCAGTCGGGCAGTC includes:
- the LOC112042839 gene encoding uncharacterized protein LOC112042839 isoform X1, which codes for MLNCTDLECILHHHHYYAHLHHIHHLQNAQDSAMSADGSTTDIHGLLNDTESDLTGLSHVDAPNDANYMIGGVVIAMALVGLIIVLLALTINKLRKREEHSASVHPAEAVLQAAPQPPPEPLAFRQQPLWQFPPPLPPPYVYSHDQDNMLQPLGNERASFRSLRKNIGGRWKRLVNKKPEQEVYTIPPELKPQLKQIYVY
- the LOC112042839 gene encoding uncharacterized protein LOC112042839 isoform X2; amino-acid sequence: MLNCTDLECILHHHHYYAHLHHIHHLQNAQDSAMSADGSTTDIHGLLNDTDAPNDANYMIGGVVIAMALVGLIIVLLALTINKLRKREEHSASVHPAEAVLQAAPQPPPEPLAFRQQPLWQFPPPLPPPYVYSHDQDNMLQPLGNERASFRSLRKNIGGRWKRLVNKKPEQEVYTIPPELKPQLKQIYVY
- the LOC112042839 gene encoding uncharacterized protein LOC112042839 isoform X3, with amino-acid sequence MSADGSTTDIHGLLNDTESDLTGLSHVDAPNDANYMIGGVVIAMALVGLIIVLLALTINKLRKREEHSASVHPAEAVLQAAPQPPPEPLAFRQQPLWQFPPPLPPPYVYSHDQDNMLQPLGNERASFRSLRKNIGGRWKRLVNKKPEQEVYTIPPELKPQLKQIYVY